One region of Bacillus pumilus genomic DNA includes:
- the ftsH gene encoding ATP-dependent zinc metalloprotease FtsH, whose translation MNRVFRNTIFYILILLLVIGVVSWLGSPNQKPENMSYSKFSQNLSAGKVESISIQPVRGVYEIRGQLDGAKKDEYFITHVPDGQGVDQIYSALKNTDVKVEPAPETNGWLQVLTTIIPFIIIFILFFFLLNQAQGGGSRVMNFGKSKAKLYTEEKKRVKFKDVAGADEEKQELVEVVEFLKDPRKFAELGARIPKGVLLVGPPGTGKTLLARASAGEAGVPFFSISGSDFVEMFVGVGASRVRDLFENAKKNAPCLIFIDEIDAVGRQRGAGLGGGHDEREQTLNQLLVEMDGFSANEGIIIIAATNRADILDPALLRPGRFDRQITVDRPDVIGREEVLKVHAKNKPLDDTVNLKAIASRTPGFSGADLENLLNEAALVAARHNKKKIDMRDIDEATDRVIAGPAKKSRVISKKERNIVAYHEAGHTVIGLILDEADMVHKVTIVPRGQAGGYAVMLPREDRYFQTKPELLDKIVGLLGGRVAEEITFGEVSTGAHNDFQRATGIARKMVTEFGMSDKLGPLQFGQAQGGQVFLGRDFNNEPNYSEAIAYEIDQEIQRFIKDSYERAKQILTENKDKLEIIAQALLEVETLDAEQIKSLYETGKLPERVYADDEEKNDDVKVNIKKKEEDEEI comes from the coding sequence ATGAATCGGGTTTTTCGTAATACGATTTTTTATATACTTATTTTATTACTTGTGATAGGGGTAGTCAGTTGGTTAGGATCCCCTAATCAAAAGCCTGAGAACATGTCTTACAGCAAATTTTCGCAAAATCTAAGTGCGGGAAAAGTGGAGAGTATCTCCATTCAGCCTGTAAGAGGGGTTTATGAAATTCGTGGTCAATTAGATGGCGCGAAGAAAGATGAATACTTCATTACCCATGTTCCAGATGGTCAAGGTGTTGACCAGATTTACAGTGCACTAAAGAATACAGATGTAAAAGTAGAACCAGCACCTGAAACAAATGGATGGCTGCAAGTTCTGACAACCATCATTCCGTTCATCATCATCTTTATCCTGTTCTTCTTCTTACTGAACCAAGCTCAGGGCGGTGGAAGCCGTGTTATGAACTTTGGTAAGAGTAAGGCGAAGCTTTACACAGAAGAGAAGAAACGTGTGAAATTTAAAGATGTTGCCGGTGCAGATGAAGAAAAGCAAGAGCTTGTAGAAGTGGTAGAGTTCCTGAAGGACCCACGTAAATTCGCAGAGCTTGGCGCAAGAATTCCTAAAGGGGTTTTACTAGTAGGACCTCCAGGTACAGGTAAAACATTGCTTGCGAGAGCATCTGCAGGAGAAGCAGGCGTTCCTTTCTTCAGCATCAGTGGTTCTGACTTCGTCGAGATGTTCGTCGGTGTCGGTGCATCACGTGTACGTGATTTATTCGAAAATGCGAAAAAGAATGCACCATGCTTAATCTTTATTGATGAGATTGATGCAGTGGGTCGTCAGCGTGGAGCCGGTCTAGGCGGTGGTCATGACGAGCGTGAACAAACGCTTAACCAGCTTCTTGTTGAAATGGATGGTTTTAGTGCGAACGAAGGTATTATTATCATCGCTGCGACGAACCGTGCAGATATCCTAGATCCTGCATTGCTGCGTCCGGGACGTTTTGACCGTCAAATTACGGTTGACCGCCCAGATGTCATTGGCCGTGAAGAAGTGCTGAAGGTTCATGCGAAAAACAAACCGCTTGATGATACAGTGAATTTGAAAGCCATTGCAAGCAGAACACCTGGTTTCTCAGGAGCAGATCTTGAGAACTTACTAAACGAAGCAGCACTTGTTGCTGCCCGTCATAACAAAAAGAAAATTGATATGCGTGATATCGACGAAGCGACTGACCGTGTCATCGCTGGGCCGGCGAAGAAAAGCCGCGTCATTTCGAAGAAAGAACGTAATATCGTGGCTTACCATGAAGCAGGTCATACCGTCATTGGTCTTATCCTAGACGAAGCGGACATGGTGCATAAAGTAACGATCGTTCCTCGTGGTCAGGCAGGCGGATATGCGGTCATGCTTCCAAGAGAAGACCGTTATTTCCAAACGAAGCCAGAGCTTCTTGATAAAATTGTCGGCTTGCTCGGCGGTCGTGTTGCAGAGGAAATTACGTTTGGTGAAGTAAGTACAGGTGCTCACAACGATTTCCAGCGTGCAACTGGCATTGCAAGAAAAATGGTTACAGAGTTCGGTATGTCTGATAAACTTGGACCACTTCAATTCGGTCAAGCACAAGGAGGTCAAGTATTCCTTGGCCGTGACTTTAACAACGAGCCGAATTATAGTGAAGCGATCGCTTACGAAATTGACCAAGAAATTCAGCGTTTCATCAAGGACAGCTACGAACGTGCGAAACAAATTCTCACTGAGAATAAAGATAAGCTAGAAATCATCGCACAAGCTCTTCTAGAAGTTGAAACATTAGATGCTGAGCAAATTAAATCTCTTTACGAAACTGGAAAGCTTCCAGAGCGTGTATACGCAGATGACGAAGAGAAAAACGATGATGTGAAAGTGAACATCAAGAAAAAAGAAGAAGATGAGGAGATCTAA
- the spoIIE gene encoding stage II sporulation protein E produces MEKLERRTDLTGAGFERISAGLKKMKNLFLHHTHSLFFYKGFIYVVLGFLLGRAFILSEIMPFALPFFGSMLLIKRDKSMLACLALLAGAMTISPQNALFVFASLIVFLLMSKVVSFIIKDPVKTLPVVIVLSMLITRGAFVYLEQGAVQSYDYVMAGVEAGLAFILTLIFLQSLPIFTVRKIKHSLKVEEIICFMILIASVLTGLAGITFQGMQAEHILSRYVVLSFAFIGGASIGCTVGVVTGLILGLANIGNLYQMSLLAFSGLLGGLLKEGKKAGAAIGLIVGSLLISLYGEGSAGLITTLYESLIAVALFLLTPQSVTSKVAKYIPGTVEHVQEQQQYARKVRDVTAKKVDQFSNVFHALSESFATFYDSIPEEKKQEEDVDLFLSTITERSCQTCYKKNKCWVQNFDTTYELMKQVMHESDEKTYEQNRKLKKKFSQHCSKSKHVEELIEEEIAYYKANQTLKKKVQDSRRLVAEQLMGVSQVMEDFSREIKREREQHFIQEEQMIEALQHFGIEIQQVEIYSLEQGNVDIEMRIPYCQGHGECEKIIAPMLSDILEEQILVKAEQCAEHPTGYCHVVFGSAKSYRVATGVAHAAKGGGLVSGDSYSMMELGAGKYAAAISDGMGNGARAHFESNETIKLLEKILASGINEKVAIKTINSILSLRTTDEIYSTLDLSIIDLQDASCKFLKIGSTPSFIKRGDQVMKVQASNLPIGIIDEFEVEVVSEQMKAGDLLIMMSDGIFEGPKHIENHDLWVKRKMKSFKTEDPQEIADLLMEEVIRTRSGQIDDDMTVVVIRLDHNTPKWASIPTGTFYLEKQEIS; encoded by the coding sequence ATGGAAAAACTAGAAAGAAGAACTGATTTAACAGGAGCGGGGTTTGAAAGAATCAGTGCAGGGTTAAAAAAGATGAAAAACCTGTTTCTTCATCATACGCATTCTCTTTTTTTCTATAAAGGGTTTATTTATGTCGTTCTTGGTTTTTTATTAGGACGAGCCTTTATATTATCTGAAATTATGCCGTTTGCTCTGCCTTTCTTTGGCTCCATGTTGCTTATCAAAAGAGATAAGTCCATGCTTGCTTGTCTCGCTTTACTTGCTGGAGCCATGACGATTTCACCTCAAAATGCATTGTTTGTGTTTGCGTCGCTGATCGTATTCCTTCTTATGTCCAAGGTGGTTTCTTTCATCATCAAAGACCCAGTGAAAACATTGCCGGTTGTCATTGTGCTGTCAATGCTGATCACCAGAGGAGCGTTTGTTTACCTAGAGCAAGGTGCTGTGCAAAGCTACGATTACGTCATGGCGGGTGTCGAAGCAGGACTTGCCTTCATTTTGACACTGATTTTCCTTCAAAGCCTGCCGATTTTTACAGTCAGGAAAATCAAACACTCCTTAAAGGTTGAAGAAATTATTTGCTTTATGATTTTGATTGCCTCAGTTTTAACAGGTCTGGCAGGCATCACATTTCAAGGAATGCAGGCAGAGCATATTTTGTCACGATATGTAGTGCTGAGCTTTGCCTTTATTGGAGGAGCGAGTATTGGTTGTACAGTGGGTGTCGTGACTGGATTAATTCTCGGTCTCGCTAACATCGGAAACCTTTATCAGATGAGTCTTCTTGCCTTTTCAGGTTTATTAGGGGGATTGCTGAAAGAGGGGAAGAAAGCAGGCGCAGCCATTGGCTTAATTGTGGGTTCCTTACTTATTTCCTTGTACGGAGAAGGATCAGCAGGACTCATAACCACGCTATATGAATCATTGATTGCGGTTGCGCTCTTCTTGCTCACGCCACAATCAGTGACCTCTAAGGTAGCGAAATATATTCCTGGTACGGTAGAGCATGTACAGGAACAGCAACAATACGCCCGGAAAGTACGAGATGTGACAGCAAAAAAGGTAGACCAATTTTCTAATGTATTTCATGCGCTGTCTGAGAGTTTTGCGACATTTTACGATTCCATTCCTGAAGAAAAGAAACAGGAAGAGGATGTAGATCTTTTTTTAAGTACGATCACAGAACGATCCTGTCAAACGTGCTATAAGAAAAATAAATGCTGGGTGCAGAACTTTGATACAACCTATGAACTGATGAAACAAGTTATGCATGAATCTGATGAAAAAACCTACGAGCAAAACCGGAAATTGAAGAAGAAATTTAGCCAGCACTGCTCAAAATCAAAACATGTCGAGGAATTGATTGAAGAGGAGATCGCTTACTATAAAGCCAACCAGACTCTGAAGAAAAAAGTCCAAGACAGCAGACGCCTTGTAGCTGAACAACTGATGGGTGTCTCACAAGTGATGGAGGATTTTTCCCGGGAAATAAAACGGGAAAGAGAACAGCATTTTATTCAAGAAGAGCAGATGATAGAAGCACTTCAGCACTTTGGAATTGAAATTCAGCAAGTAGAAATTTATAGCTTGGAGCAGGGGAATGTCGATATTGAAATGAGAATCCCATATTGCCAGGGCCATGGTGAATGTGAAAAAATCATCGCCCCTATGCTCTCAGATATTTTAGAAGAACAGATTTTAGTCAAAGCAGAGCAGTGTGCAGAGCACCCAACAGGCTATTGCCACGTTGTATTTGGCTCTGCAAAATCATATCGAGTGGCTACAGGCGTAGCGCATGCAGCAAAAGGCGGAGGATTAGTGTCTGGAGACAGCTACAGCATGATGGAGCTGGGTGCGGGCAAATATGCCGCGGCTATTAGTGATGGAATGGGCAATGGAGCAAGGGCTCATTTTGAAAGCAATGAAACGATTAAGCTGTTAGAAAAAATATTGGCATCAGGCATCAATGAAAAAGTGGCGATTAAAACCATTAATAGTATTTTATCTTTACGAACGACAGATGAAATCTATTCAACGTTAGATTTGTCCATTATTGATTTACAGGATGCGAGCTGTAAATTCCTTAAGATCGGTTCAACACCCAGCTTTATTAAACGGGGTGATCAGGTGATGAAGGTACAAGCGAGCAACTTACCGATTGGGATTATTGATGAATTTGAAGTGGAGGTTGTGAGTGAACAGATGAAGGCAGGAGATCTGCTGATTATGATGAGTGATGGCATTTTCGAAGGACCAAAGCATATTGAAAATCATGATCTCTGGGTGAAACGCAAAATGAAAAGCTTTAAAACAGAAGATCCGCAAGAGATTGCTGATTTATTAATGGAAGAGGTCATTCGAACAAGATCGGGTCAAATTGATGACGATATGACGGTTGTTGTCATCAGGCTTGATCACAATACGCCTAAATGGGCATCCATTCCGACTGGTACATTCTATCTTGAGAAACAAGAGATTTCTTGA
- the hslO gene encoding Hsp33 family molecular chaperone HslO — MDYLVKALAYDGKVRAYAANTTDTINEAQRRHHTWPTASAAIGRTMTATVMMGAMLKGENKLTVKIEGGGPIGAIIADGNAKGQVRGYVSNPQVHFDLNEHGKLDVRRAVGTSGTLSVVKDIGLKDHFTGQTEIVSGEIGDDFTYYLVSSEQVPSSVGVGVLVNPDNSILAAGGFIIQLLPGTEDAVIERLEKRLSTIEPISKLIEKGMTPEEILEEVLGEKPQILETVPVEFSCNCSKERFSNGIISLGKAEIEDMIEQDGQAEAQCHFCNETYVFTKEELEELREEITR; from the coding sequence ATGGACTACTTAGTTAAAGCGTTAGCATATGACGGAAAAGTCCGAGCATATGCTGCAAACACAACAGATACAATCAACGAAGCACAAAGAAGACACCATACATGGCCAACAGCATCAGCAGCGATTGGCAGAACAATGACAGCTACAGTCATGATGGGTGCTATGCTGAAAGGTGAAAATAAGCTAACGGTCAAAATTGAAGGCGGTGGACCAATCGGTGCCATCATTGCTGATGGAAACGCAAAGGGCCAGGTGCGCGGATATGTCTCAAACCCACAAGTCCATTTTGACTTAAATGAACATGGCAAGCTGGATGTTAGACGTGCAGTCGGGACATCTGGAACGTTAAGTGTTGTTAAAGATATCGGGCTGAAAGATCACTTTACAGGACAAACGGAGATCGTTTCAGGTGAAATTGGAGATGACTTCACTTATTACCTTGTCTCTTCTGAGCAAGTGCCTTCCTCTGTAGGTGTAGGGGTTTTGGTCAATCCAGATAACTCGATCCTTGCAGCAGGCGGTTTCATCATTCAATTGCTGCCTGGAACAGAAGATGCTGTCATTGAAAGATTAGAAAAGCGGCTCTCAACCATTGAACCCATTTCTAAACTCATTGAAAAAGGGATGACACCAGAAGAAATCTTAGAAGAAGTACTCGGAGAAAAACCTCAAATTTTAGAAACTGTACCTGTCGAATTCTCTTGTAACTGCTCAAAAGAACGTTTTTCTAATGGCATTATCAGCCTAGGAAAAGCCGAAATTGAAGACATGATTGAACAAGACGGACAAGCAGAAGCTCAATGCCATTTTTGTAACGAAACGTATGTATTTACAAAAGAAGAGCTAGAAGAGCTACGTGAAGAAATAACCCGCTAA
- a CDS encoding vWA domain-containing protein — MRKGHVNQILLITDGCSNHGEDPLAIASLAKEQGITVNVIGIMEENRHDHEAMKEVEGIALAGGGIHQVVYVQQLSQTVQMVTKKAMTQTLQGVVNKELQQILGKDTEIEELPPDKRGEVMEVVDELGETVHLQVLVLVDTSASMKPKLPTVKEALIDLSISLNSRIGENQFGMCIFPGKNSDAEIVLNWTPRFDSLSSIFPKLTTGGITPTGPALREALQHFKSVRSRKGLLEAKEEHDEFGF; from the coding sequence ATGCGAAAAGGTCACGTAAACCAAATCTTATTGATTACAGATGGCTGCTCAAATCACGGGGAAGATCCACTTGCGATTGCCTCATTGGCAAAGGAACAAGGGATTACAGTCAATGTCATTGGCATTATGGAGGAAAACAGACACGATCATGAAGCAATGAAAGAAGTTGAGGGGATTGCTCTAGCAGGCGGAGGCATTCATCAAGTTGTCTACGTCCAGCAGTTATCTCAAACGGTACAAATGGTTACAAAAAAAGCGATGACACAAACCTTGCAAGGTGTTGTGAATAAAGAATTGCAGCAAATCCTTGGTAAGGACACTGAAATTGAAGAGCTTCCGCCTGATAAGCGCGGGGAAGTGATGGAAGTAGTCGATGAGTTAGGAGAGACGGTTCACCTTCAAGTACTTGTGCTTGTTGATACAAGTGCAAGTATGAAACCGAAGCTGCCGACCGTTAAAGAAGCACTCATTGACCTCTCCATTAGTTTAAATTCAAGAATTGGTGAAAATCAGTTTGGAATGTGTATATTTCCCGGGAAAAACTCAGATGCTGAAATTGTGTTGAATTGGACGCCTCGATTCGATTCACTGTCATCTATTTTCCCGAAACTGACCACGGGAGGAATTACTCCAACTGGACCAGCGCTTCGAGAAGCACTCCAGCATTTCAAATCAGTTCGTTCACGTAAAGGGCTGCTTGAAGCAAAGGAAGAGCATGATGAATTCGGCTTCTAA
- the cysK gene encoding cysteine synthase A: MARIANSVFELIGNTPVVKLNRLVDEDSADVYLKLEYMNPGSSVKDRIALAMIEDAEAKGTLKAGDTLIEPTSGNTGIGLAMVAAAKGINAILVMPDTMSQERRNLLRAYGAELVLTPGAEGMKGAIKKAEELAEEHGYFMPQQFNNEANAEIHRRTTGKEILEQFDGELDAFIAGVGTGGTITGAGEVLKEAIPSIQLYAVEPTDSPVLSGGKPGPHKIQGIGAGFIPSILNTEVYDGIIQVKNEDAFELARKAAKEEGILGGISSGAAIYAALQTAKKLGKGKKVLAIIPSNGERYLSTPLYQFD; this comes from the coding sequence ATGGCTCGTATTGCAAATTCAGTTTTTGAACTAATAGGAAATACACCAGTCGTTAAATTAAACCGTTTAGTAGATGAAGACAGTGCGGATGTCTACTTGAAACTTGAATATATGAACCCGGGCAGCAGTGTAAAAGATCGTATTGCGTTAGCGATGATCGAAGATGCTGAAGCGAAAGGTACTTTAAAAGCCGGCGACACGCTCATCGAACCAACAAGCGGAAACACAGGGATCGGTCTTGCAATGGTAGCGGCAGCTAAAGGAATTAACGCAATTCTAGTGATGCCAGACACAATGAGTCAGGAGCGCCGCAACCTTTTACGCGCTTATGGTGCAGAGCTTGTATTAACACCAGGTGCAGAAGGAATGAAAGGTGCCATCAAAAAGGCAGAAGAATTGGCAGAAGAGCACGGTTACTTCATGCCTCAGCAATTTAACAACGAAGCCAATGCGGAGATTCACCGTCGTACTACAGGAAAAGAAATTCTTGAACAGTTCGACGGCGAGCTTGATGCATTTATTGCAGGTGTTGGTACGGGCGGCACAATTACGGGTGCTGGTGAAGTCCTCAAAGAAGCCATCCCGTCGATTCAGCTTTATGCGGTAGAGCCGACAGATTCTCCTGTATTATCAGGCGGAAAGCCAGGCCCGCATAAAATCCAAGGGATTGGAGCAGGTTTTATCCCTTCCATCTTGAACACGGAAGTATATGACGGCATTATCCAAGTGAAAAACGAAGATGCATTTGAGCTTGCAAGAAAAGCAGCGAAGGAGGAAGGAATCCTTGGCGGTATTTCTTCAGGAGCAGCTATTTACGCAGCACTTCAAACAGCGAAGAAGCTTGGTAAAGGGAAAAAGGTTCTCGCAATCATCCCAAGTAATGGGGAGCGTTACCTCAGCACACCTCTTTATCAATTCGATTAA
- the hpt gene encoding hypoxanthine phosphoribosyltransferase — MKQDIEKVLISEEEIQQKVKELGATLTSDYDGKFPLAIGVLKGALPFMADLIKHIDTYLELDFMDVSSYGKSTVSSGEVKIIKDLDTSVEGRDILIMEDIIDSGLTLSYLVELFRYRKANSIKIVTLLDKPSGRKADIKADYVGFEVPDAFVVGYGLDFAERYRNLPYIGVLKPSVYEG, encoded by the coding sequence ATGAAACAAGATATTGAAAAGGTTTTGATCTCAGAAGAAGAGATCCAGCAAAAAGTGAAGGAACTGGGTGCAACATTAACCAGCGATTATGATGGTAAATTTCCCCTGGCTATTGGTGTTTTGAAAGGGGCTCTTCCATTCATGGCAGACCTGATCAAACACATTGATACATATTTAGAACTTGATTTTATGGATGTATCTAGCTACGGAAAATCTACCGTATCTTCAGGAGAAGTAAAGATCATAAAAGATCTAGATACTTCTGTTGAAGGAAGAGATATTTTAATTATGGAAGATATCATCGACAGTGGGTTAACTTTGAGCTATCTGGTAGAGCTTTTCCGATACCGTAAAGCAAACTCCATAAAAATTGTGACATTGCTTGATAAACCAAGCGGTCGTAAAGCAGACATCAAAGCAGATTATGTTGGATTTGAAGTGCCAGATGCATTTGTTGTCGGCTATGGATTGGATTTCGCTGAACGTTACCGAAACCTCCCGTATATTGGAGTGTTAAAACCATCTGTTTACGAAGGCTAA
- a CDS encoding peptidyl-prolyl cis-trans isomerase → MKARVVWTFILVLLMINAVVIAYVLTKSQMSQASSNGKSGEEIASIGKEKVTRQEWLKKMEDRYGKATLEQMINQKVVDQLAKENKLEVSSKEINRELLMLKAVSNNFYEDGHTSEKDWTEQIRYQILLEQLLTRDAVVSEKEAKSFYEKNKDLYQYDDSYRIRHIVVKTKGEAENVLKDLKGGSSFEAVAAERSIDRYTSPYGGDLGFVTEEQESIPALYIQEAQKLQPDQWTKEPIETKNGYAIIQLKEKLDGRSFSYEEVKNQIKRQIAMEDLGEKANVKTLWKEAKVTWFYDGEQD, encoded by the coding sequence CTGAAAGCAAGAGTGGTATGGACATTTATTCTCGTGTTGCTTATGATCAATGCCGTTGTCATTGCATATGTATTAACAAAGTCGCAAATGTCACAGGCTTCTTCAAACGGGAAGAGCGGTGAAGAAATTGCGTCGATTGGAAAAGAGAAGGTGACACGTCAAGAATGGTTAAAGAAGATGGAAGACCGCTATGGAAAGGCAACACTTGAGCAAATGATTAATCAGAAGGTGGTCGATCAGCTTGCGAAAGAAAACAAGCTTGAGGTGTCCTCAAAAGAAATCAATCGTGAATTGTTAATGCTTAAAGCGGTATCAAATAATTTCTACGAAGATGGACATACGAGTGAAAAGGACTGGACAGAACAGATTCGTTATCAAATATTATTAGAGCAGCTTTTAACGAGAGATGCTGTCGTTTCTGAAAAAGAAGCGAAATCCTTTTATGAAAAAAACAAGGACTTATATCAATATGATGATTCATACCGTATTCGTCATATCGTCGTGAAGACAAAGGGCGAAGCTGAAAATGTATTGAAGGATCTAAAAGGCGGATCTAGCTTCGAAGCGGTGGCAGCTGAACGCTCCATTGACCGCTACACCTCTCCATATGGCGGAGATCTTGGGTTTGTGACAGAAGAACAAGAAAGTATCCCAGCCCTGTACATACAGGAAGCTCAAAAGCTTCAGCCAGATCAATGGACTAAAGAACCGATCGAGACCAAAAACGGGTATGCCATTATTCAATTGAAAGAAAAATTAGATGGCCGCTCCTTCTCGTATGAAGAAGTCAAAAATCAGATCAAAAGGCAGATTGCCATGGAAGATCTAGGTGAAAAGGCGAATGTTAAAACCCTGTGGAAAGAAGCAAAAGTCACATGGTTTTACGATGGCGAGCAGGACTAA
- a CDS encoding type III pantothenate kinase, translating into MLLVIDVGNTNTVLGVYHNGDLNYHWRIETSRHKTEDEFGMAIRSLFDYVGLMFDQIEGIIISSVVPPMMFALERMCEKYFHITPQIVGPGMKTGLNIMCDNPKEVGADRIVNAVAAIHLYGAPLIVVDFGTATTYCYINEQKQYMGGAIAPGITISTEALYTRAAKLPRIEIVRPDHIVGKNTISAMQSGILYGYVGQVEGIVKRMKQQAKQTPKVIATGGLSTLIGNESDCIDIVDPFLTLKGLQLIYERNRVGVL; encoded by the coding sequence TTGTTACTCGTGATAGATGTAGGGAACACAAATACCGTTTTAGGTGTTTATCATAATGGCGATCTAAACTACCATTGGCGAATTGAAACAAGCCGTCATAAAACAGAAGATGAATTTGGTATGGCCATCAGGTCTTTATTTGATTATGTCGGGCTGATGTTTGACCAAATAGAAGGAATTATCATCTCGTCTGTTGTCCCGCCAATGATGTTTGCATTAGAAAGAATGTGCGAGAAGTACTTTCACATAACTCCCCAAATTGTAGGGCCTGGAATGAAGACTGGATTAAACATTATGTGTGACAATCCAAAGGAAGTCGGGGCTGATCGAATTGTGAATGCAGTAGCGGCGATTCATCTATATGGGGCACCTCTCATTGTCGTAGACTTTGGCACAGCGACAACCTACTGCTATATCAATGAACAAAAACAATACATGGGTGGGGCAATAGCACCTGGTATTACCATCTCAACAGAGGCTTTATATACAAGAGCGGCGAAACTGCCGAGAATTGAAATTGTCCGTCCAGATCACATTGTTGGAAAAAACACCATCAGTGCGATGCAATCCGGCATCCTTTATGGATATGTTGGGCAAGTCGAGGGAATAGTGAAACGGATGAAGCAGCAAGCGAAACAAACACCGAAAGTCATTGCAACAGGCGGTTTGTCAACATTGATTGGAAATGAATCAGACTGCATTGATATTGTCGATCCGTTCTTAACATTAAAAGGACTTCAACTCATTTATGAACGTAATCGTGTCGGTGTACTATAG
- a CDS encoding protein kinase domain-containing protein — MMNSASNIPLGTMIQGKWHHHHYRIVKELGKGANGIVYLAESPNGQVALKVSDDSMLIASEVNVLKSFSKAPVKTMGPSFYDMDDAIYPGMLQKRSFYVMEYVRGPLLLEFVKQKGDEWIVVLMVQLLSNLAHLHQEGWIFGDLKPDNLIVSGPPAAIRCIDVGGTTKAGRAIKEYTEFFDRGYWGFGTRKAEPSYDLFALSMVMVNCAYKKEFKKGAEPEKQLYRAIEGHPLLKRYERVLKAALHGKYQSAAAMKSAMLKEGQLIASRKASQKKQQQKNGQKPAVQQNQQATSRSRVAAAKRTSVRQKSGGLFETVLIVCSVLALYCAYVVLFLL; from the coding sequence ATGATGAATTCGGCTTCTAACATTCCGTTAGGCACGATGATTCAAGGGAAATGGCATCACCATCATTACCGCATCGTAAAAGAGCTAGGAAAAGGGGCGAACGGTATTGTCTATCTAGCCGAATCGCCAAATGGTCAAGTAGCCCTTAAAGTGAGTGATGACAGTATGCTCATTGCATCTGAAGTCAATGTGTTAAAATCCTTTTCTAAGGCTCCTGTGAAAACCATGGGGCCTTCTTTTTATGATATGGATGATGCGATTTATCCCGGCATGCTTCAAAAGCGTTCCTTTTATGTGATGGAGTATGTCAGAGGCCCATTACTACTTGAATTTGTAAAACAAAAAGGTGATGAGTGGATCGTTGTTTTAATGGTTCAACTTTTATCTAACCTGGCTCATTTACATCAAGAAGGCTGGATTTTTGGTGACTTGAAGCCAGATAATCTCATCGTGTCAGGTCCCCCGGCCGCGATCCGGTGCATTGATGTAGGGGGAACGACAAAAGCAGGCAGGGCAATCAAGGAGTATACCGAGTTTTTTGATCGAGGCTATTGGGGATTCGGCACAAGAAAGGCAGAGCCATCTTATGATCTGTTTGCCTTAAGCATGGTGATGGTGAACTGTGCGTATAAGAAAGAATTCAAAAAAGGAGCAGAACCGGAAAAGCAGCTTTACAGAGCCATTGAAGGACATCCTTTATTAAAGCGTTATGAAAGGGTGTTAAAGGCTGCTCTACATGGTAAATATCAATCAGCGGCGGCTATGAAGAGTGCAATGCTGAAAGAAGGACAGTTGATCGCTTCAAGAAAAGCGAGTCAAAAGAAGCAGCAGCAAAAAAACGGGCAAAAGCCCGCTGTTCAACAAAATCAACAGGCGACTTCACGATCGAGAGTTGCAGCAGCAAAAAGAACATCAGTACGCCAAAAATCAGGCGGGCTTTTTGAAACTGTTCTTATCGTGTGCAGTGTACTTGCTCTTTACTGTGCATATGTAGTTTTGTTCCTGCTATAG